A genomic region of Mycolicibacterium poriferae contains the following coding sequences:
- a CDS encoding NarK family nitrate/nitrite MFS transporter → MPDTGAPPHPHHTGKHWIDDWRPEDPEFWNTTGRPIARRNLIFSIFAEHIGFSVWLLWSIVVVQMTAAADGSAAASGWALTTTQALWLVAVPSGVGAFLRIPYTFAVPVFGGRNWTVISALLLLIPCLLMAWAVGNPEFPFVGLCLIAATAGFGGGNFASSMANISFFYPEREKGWALGLNAAGGNIGVAVAQKIIPLVVVAGGGVALSRAGLFYVPLALAAAVCAFLFMNNLTEAKADVRPVFQSLRHTDTWIMSLLYIGTFGSFIGYSAAFPTLLKAVFDRGDIALMWAFLGAGIGSIARPLGGKLSDRIGGARITALSFVMLAVGAAAALWSVNAVNLPVFFIAFMFLFVATGIGNGSTYRMISKIFLIKGQDAGGAPETMVQMRRQAAGALGIISSVGAFGGFIVPLAYAWSKSQFGNIQPALQFYVGFFLLLLVVTWFFYIRKSTRMGQVGV, encoded by the coding sequence GTGCCCGATACCGGGGCGCCTCCGCACCCCCATCACACGGGCAAGCACTGGATCGACGACTGGCGGCCCGAGGACCCGGAGTTCTGGAACACCACCGGCCGCCCGATCGCCCGGCGCAACCTGATCTTCTCGATCTTCGCCGAGCACATCGGATTCTCGGTGTGGCTGCTGTGGAGCATCGTCGTGGTGCAGATGACTGCCGCTGCTGACGGCAGCGCGGCCGCATCGGGATGGGCGTTGACCACCACCCAGGCGCTGTGGCTGGTGGCGGTTCCCAGCGGCGTCGGGGCATTCCTGCGCATCCCGTACACGTTCGCGGTGCCGGTCTTCGGCGGCCGGAACTGGACGGTGATCTCGGCGCTGCTGCTGTTGATCCCGTGCTTGTTGATGGCCTGGGCGGTCGGCAACCCCGAGTTCCCGTTCGTGGGGCTGTGCCTGATCGCGGCCACCGCCGGCTTCGGTGGCGGCAACTTCGCCTCGTCGATGGCCAACATCTCGTTCTTCTATCCCGAACGCGAAAAGGGCTGGGCGCTGGGACTCAACGCTGCCGGAGGCAACATCGGTGTGGCGGTGGCGCAGAAGATCATCCCCTTGGTGGTGGTGGCCGGCGGCGGTGTGGCACTGTCGCGGGCGGGGCTGTTCTACGTGCCGTTGGCGCTCGCCGCGGCGGTATGCGCGTTCCTGTTCATGAACAACCTCACCGAAGCCAAGGCCGATGTGAGGCCGGTCTTCCAGTCACTGCGCCACACCGACACCTGGATCATGTCGTTGCTCTACATCGGCACGTTCGGGTCGTTCATCGGCTATTCCGCGGCATTCCCGACGCTGCTGAAGGCAGTTTTCGACCGCGGTGACATCGCGCTGATGTGGGCGTTCCTGGGTGCCGGTATCGGCTCGATCGCTCGTCCGCTTGGCGGCAAGCTCTCCGACCGTATCGGCGGTGCCCGCATCACTGCGCTGAGCTTCGTGATGCTGGCCGTCGGTGCGGCGGCGGCGCTCTGGTCGGTCAATGCGGTGAACCTGCCGGTGTTCTTCATCGCGTTCATGTTCTTGTTCGTCGCCACCGGCATCGGCAACGGCTCGACCTACCGGATGATCTCGAAGATCTTCCTGATCAAGGGACAGGACGCGGGTGGTGCGCCCGAGACGATGGTGCAGATGCGCCGCCAGGCCGCGGGAGCGCTGGGCATCATCTCCTCGGTGGGCGCATTCGGCGGGTTCATCGTTCCCCTGGCCTACGCCTGGTCGAAGTCTCAATTCGGCAATATCCAGCCCGCCCTGCAGTTCTATGTCGGATTCTTCCTCCTGTTGCTGGTGGTGACCTGGTTCTTCTACATCCGCAAGAGCACCCGCATGGGTCAGGTCGGGGTGTGA
- a CDS encoding acetyl-CoA acetyltransferase has protein sequence MLVEARTPVVVGVGEVTHRGNDFVDPIDLAVEAARRAVKDAGRPVERRIDTVATPGILVIPRDNPASRIAEAMHISPARRISCPVGGNTPQYLVEVLGGEIREGRADVVLVVGAESGHSARKLQGRALLDSPPSPRSGDESLGDARPGLSQAELSVGLSWPHEVYPIFESAIAARHGRDFDAQREWLGTLMAPFTAEAARHPEQAWFPRARSATELSEVTAENRMVCLPYPKLLNSIMSVDMAAAFILMAAEVADELGVARDRWVFPWSAATCNDVYFPVERPDLSRSSGIEVAARKALNAGRLTIDDIRWFDLYSCFPSAIEMAAEALDLDTLDDRGLTVTGGLPYHGGPGNNYVSHSIVEMVRRCRRDPTDVGLVTGLGWYSTKHSVGLWSATPPPTGWRLLDTAVEQAQIDSSRLGVAGVDEATGCATVDGYTVVYDRDGQPRWTPIIAHLSDGRRVVARSDDPQIAEAMGGEMYVGKTVCLRNTGSFTGFELP, from the coding sequence ATGTTGGTAGAGGCGCGTACCCCGGTTGTCGTCGGCGTGGGCGAAGTTACCCATCGCGGGAACGACTTCGTGGACCCGATCGACTTGGCGGTAGAAGCCGCACGCCGCGCGGTCAAAGACGCAGGTCGCCCGGTCGAGCGGCGCATCGACACCGTCGCGACTCCCGGCATCCTGGTCATACCGCGCGACAATCCCGCCAGCAGGATCGCCGAAGCGATGCACATCAGTCCCGCCCGCCGCATCAGCTGTCCCGTCGGCGGAAACACCCCGCAGTATCTCGTCGAAGTGTTGGGTGGCGAAATACGCGAAGGCCGTGCAGATGTCGTCCTGGTCGTCGGGGCGGAGAGCGGGCATTCCGCACGCAAGCTTCAGGGCAGGGCACTTCTCGACTCGCCGCCCTCACCCCGCTCCGGCGACGAATCCCTGGGCGACGCCCGCCCCGGGCTGAGTCAAGCCGAATTGTCGGTGGGTCTGAGTTGGCCGCACGAGGTGTATCCCATCTTCGAGTCCGCGATCGCCGCGCGCCACGGCCGCGACTTCGATGCTCAACGGGAGTGGCTGGGCACGCTGATGGCACCGTTCACAGCCGAGGCGGCACGCCATCCGGAACAGGCCTGGTTCCCACGCGCACGAAGTGCCACCGAACTCAGCGAAGTCACCGCGGAAAACCGCATGGTCTGCTTGCCCTATCCCAAGCTACTCAACAGCATCATGTCCGTCGACATGGCTGCCGCCTTCATTCTCATGGCGGCCGAGGTGGCGGACGAATTGGGCGTCGCGCGCGATCGTTGGGTCTTTCCCTGGTCAGCAGCGACTTGCAACGACGTGTACTTCCCCGTGGAACGGCCGGACCTCAGCCGCTCATCGGGTATCGAGGTAGCAGCACGGAAGGCTCTCAATGCGGGCCGGTTGACCATCGACGACATCCGGTGGTTCGACCTCTACTCCTGCTTCCCGTCGGCAATTGAGATGGCTGCCGAGGCTCTCGACTTGGACACCCTCGACGACAGAGGCCTCACAGTAACCGGAGGCCTGCCGTATCACGGCGGTCCCGGAAACAATTACGTCAGCCACTCGATCGTTGAGATGGTCCGACGGTGTAGACGCGACCCAACCGATGTCGGACTCGTCACCGGCCTCGGGTGGTATTCGACGAAGCATTCGGTCGGTCTGTGGTCGGCCACCCCGCCACCAACCGGGTGGCGACTGCTCGACACGGCGGTCGAGCAAGCTCAGATCGATTCATCGAGGTTGGGTGTCGCAGGCGTCGACGAGGCGACCGGTTGCGCGACAGTGGACGGATACACCGTCGTCTACGACCGAGACGGGCAACCTCGATGGACTCCGATCATCGCGCACCTGTCCGACGGGCGAAGAGTCGTCGCACGCAGCGACGATCCGCAGATTGCCGAGGCGATGGGCGGGGAAATGTATGTAGGTAAAACGGTGTGCCTCCGAAACACAGGGTCGTTCACCGGATTCGAGCTTCCATGA
- a CDS encoding carboxymuconolactone decarboxylase family protein, with the protein MTMAERVPMLDREQAQLRAAECGLPEELADLSVFRVALHQPRVAVALYGLLDALLFRGSLDARLRELVIMRIGWITGSEYEWTQHWRIATLLGVPEHDLLAVRDWQNSESLGPVERAVLAATDDVVRDGVISEENWAGCQKAFNSDHAVLVELVGAIANWRLFSILLRSLNIPLESGTDGWPPDGRAPQRRD; encoded by the coding sequence GTGACCATGGCGGAACGCGTACCGATGCTCGACCGTGAGCAGGCCCAGCTGCGAGCTGCCGAATGTGGGTTGCCCGAAGAGTTGGCAGACCTGTCGGTATTCCGCGTGGCACTTCATCAGCCGCGTGTGGCGGTTGCGCTGTATGGGCTGCTAGACGCGTTACTCTTCCGCGGTTCCCTTGACGCGCGGCTACGCGAGCTGGTCATCATGCGCATCGGCTGGATTACTGGCTCCGAATACGAATGGACTCAACATTGGCGAATCGCCACACTGCTCGGCGTGCCTGAGCATGATCTCCTCGCGGTGCGCGACTGGCAGAATTCCGAAAGCCTCGGGCCAGTCGAGCGTGCGGTCCTCGCAGCGACCGATGATGTGGTGCGCGACGGGGTCATCTCCGAGGAAAACTGGGCTGGGTGCCAGAAGGCATTCAATAGCGATCACGCCGTTTTGGTCGAACTTGTCGGAGCAATCGCCAATTGGCGGCTCTTTTCGATCCTGCTTCGATCTCTGAATATTCCGCTTGAGTCCGGTACCGACGGCTGGCCGCCCGATGGGCGAGCTCCTCAGCGTCGCGATTGA
- a CDS encoding TetR/AcrR family transcriptional regulator has product MRSRHTGCVSTRLLRWGAAAPTDRGSARDRLLDAAERCLESCGVVGTTMEDIGRTAGVSRATVYRYFPSREAVMSGVIIRAAERYLDRISPRIAAHADLGSALVDFVEYTVEAARREEIIGLFFGSDEELAGVGLAAGTSTSLFEIVTEFLRPIFTRHWSCVEPGVSVDDAAEWVVRTILSLLTVRGPRERSRDGLRAFLSRFLLPAILADDHARPM; this is encoded by the coding sequence GTGCGCTCGCGGCATACTGGCTGTGTGTCGACGAGGTTGTTGAGATGGGGCGCCGCCGCGCCGACAGATCGTGGGTCCGCTCGCGACCGGTTGCTCGATGCTGCCGAGCGGTGCCTCGAGAGTTGCGGTGTGGTGGGCACGACCATGGAGGACATCGGCAGAACAGCGGGTGTGTCCAGGGCAACGGTGTATCGCTACTTCCCCAGTCGGGAGGCGGTGATGTCGGGTGTCATCATTCGCGCCGCCGAGCGCTATCTCGACCGCATCAGCCCGCGGATCGCGGCGCACGCCGACCTGGGCTCCGCGCTCGTCGATTTCGTGGAATACACGGTTGAGGCCGCGCGCCGCGAAGAGATCATCGGATTGTTCTTCGGCAGCGACGAGGAACTCGCCGGCGTGGGTCTCGCGGCGGGGACCTCGACGTCCCTCTTCGAAATCGTCACCGAATTTCTGCGTCCCATCTTCACCAGACACTGGAGTTGCGTGGAACCGGGCGTCTCCGTCGACGACGCCGCCGAGTGGGTTGTCCGCACGATATTGAGCCTGTTGACTGTTCGAGGGCCGCGGGAGCGCAGTCGTGACGGACTCCGGGCGTTTCTGTCGAGGTTTCTCCTTCCTGCGATCCTGGCGGATGACCACGCTCGACCGATGTGA
- a CDS encoding bifunctional nitrate reductase/sulfite reductase flavoprotein subunit alpha has product MAAPVDSPALTRTACSYCGVGCGISVETRTDPATGAPVIARVSGDRLHPTNFGRLCTKGATHAELMAATEGRLTTALVRSGRDEDAVSTPVDDALAQAGARLRAVVDEHGPDAVALYVSGQMSIEAQYLATKLAKGYLRTIHIESNSRLCMASAGTGFKQSLGSDGPPGSYADFDSTDLFFVTGSNMADCHPILYLRMVDRLKAGAKLIVVDPRRTTTADKADLFLQIRPGTDLALLNGLLHLLVQSGDIDTDFIAQHTEGWEAMPAFLADYPPQRVAEITGLAEDDIRTAARMIAGAGEWMSCWTMGLNQSTHGTWNTNAICNLHLATGAICRPGSGPMSLTGQPNAMGGREMGYMGPGLPGQRTVQSGDDRAFVEQQWDLEPGTIRTDVGPGTVELFHRLGTGEIKAVWIICTNPVASVANRASVIEGLRAAELVITQDAYADTVTNRYADIVLPATLWAESDAVMVNSDRNLTLLAQSIPPPGDARPDWELICGVAHQLGFGDAFSYKTSEEVFDEIRRFHNPATGYDLRGVSYERLRETPVQWPAPPGCADRNPLRYVNDGVSQDLFTDNGGRRPRLAFATPSRRAVFHTRPHMDAAELPDDEFPMVLNTGRLQHQWHTMTKTGKVAKLNKLNSAPSIEIHPGDAAALDIWDGRQVEVSSRRGRAVLPAVVTDRVRPGNTWVPFHWNDEQGDALAVNAVTNDAVDPVSLQPEFKVCAVRLTPVPVATALPVSTDAPALTDDEKLYLSGFLAGLDGGLPGIPVLPDAAPVSARVRVWADGLLAGRFSRLPPTAADSAADPAPADAPLVLWASQTGNAEEFAGTLGDRLPGARLQAMDDTPLSELAAANRIILVTSTFGDGGPPDNGADFWERLAAPEAPSLAGVQYTVLGIGDRSYDNFCGHARSLDARLAELDATRMLDRTECEAYDQQQMTQWADSVVDLVATSEEAPPGVVRTDTAATIAPATDPEYTLFTRDRPIDAPLCRNIRLTPTGAAKDVRQFGFDISAHDVSYAAGDSLGVYVTNSDFVVENWLTATGLRGDAAVVVDGVEMPMREAIRGHFDVCKVTPGLVGFVAEHAPRHAKLKRLRSDRDELQAWLGQRNGLDLVSEFGVRADPQEWAHVLVRLTPRQYSISSSPLVSPHEVQLTVSVVRYVGADGGPRAGVASSHLAELPDCAPVPIFLQRSPHFRPPQDPQTPMIMVGPGTGIAPFRAFLQERRALGHPGRNWLFFGDRHRAQNFYYRDDLSDMVDDGHLNRLDLAFSRDQAERVYVQHKMLDYGADVWDWLQDGAHFYVCGDATRMAKDVDRALTAIIRQHGGMSEDAARDYKRRLVADKRYVRDVY; this is encoded by the coding sequence ATGGCAGCCCCAGTTGATTCGCCGGCACTGACCCGTACGGCGTGCTCCTACTGCGGGGTCGGATGCGGAATCTCGGTCGAGACCCGCACCGACCCCGCTACGGGTGCTCCGGTGATCGCACGGGTGAGCGGAGATCGCCTGCATCCCACGAACTTCGGACGGCTGTGCACCAAGGGCGCCACCCACGCCGAACTGATGGCCGCCACCGAGGGCAGGCTGACCACCGCGCTGGTGCGGTCGGGCCGCGACGAGGACGCGGTGAGCACGCCCGTCGACGACGCGCTCGCGCAGGCCGGTGCGCGGCTGCGCGCCGTCGTCGACGAACACGGCCCGGATGCGGTGGCCCTCTACGTGTCGGGCCAGATGTCCATCGAGGCACAGTATCTGGCGACCAAGCTGGCGAAGGGCTACCTGCGCACCATTCACATCGAGTCCAACTCGCGGCTGTGCATGGCCAGCGCGGGCACCGGGTTCAAGCAGTCGTTGGGCTCCGACGGCCCACCGGGCTCCTATGCCGACTTCGACTCCACTGACCTGTTCTTCGTGACCGGGTCGAACATGGCCGACTGTCATCCGATCCTGTACCTGCGCATGGTCGACCGGCTCAAGGCAGGCGCGAAGCTCATCGTCGTCGACCCGCGTCGCACCACGACGGCCGACAAGGCGGACCTGTTCCTGCAGATCCGGCCCGGCACGGATCTGGCTCTGCTCAACGGCCTGCTGCATCTGCTCGTGCAGAGCGGCGACATCGACACCGACTTCATCGCCCAGCACACCGAAGGCTGGGAGGCGATGCCGGCGTTCCTCGCCGACTATCCGCCGCAGCGGGTCGCCGAGATCACCGGCCTGGCCGAGGACGACATCCGCACCGCCGCGCGGATGATCGCGGGGGCGGGGGAGTGGATGAGCTGCTGGACGATGGGGCTGAACCAGAGCACCCACGGCACCTGGAACACCAACGCGATCTGCAACCTGCACCTGGCCACCGGGGCGATCTGCCGGCCCGGCAGCGGACCCATGTCGTTGACCGGGCAGCCCAACGCCATGGGTGGCCGGGAGATGGGCTACATGGGGCCGGGTCTGCCGGGGCAGCGGACTGTGCAGTCGGGCGACGACCGCGCCTTCGTGGAGCAACAGTGGGACCTCGAGCCCGGCACGATCCGCACCGACGTCGGGCCGGGGACCGTGGAATTGTTCCACCGGCTCGGTACCGGGGAGATCAAGGCGGTGTGGATCATCTGCACCAACCCGGTGGCCAGCGTGGCCAACCGGGCGTCGGTGATCGAGGGCCTGCGCGCCGCCGAGCTCGTGATAACCCAGGACGCCTACGCCGACACCGTGACCAACCGTTACGCCGACATCGTGCTGCCGGCGACGCTGTGGGCCGAATCCGATGCGGTGATGGTCAACTCCGACCGCAATCTGACCCTGCTGGCGCAGTCGATCCCGCCGCCGGGGGATGCCCGCCCGGACTGGGAACTGATCTGCGGGGTCGCCCACCAACTCGGCTTCGGCGACGCGTTCAGCTACAAGACCAGCGAGGAGGTCTTCGACGAGATCCGCCGCTTCCACAACCCCGCAACCGGCTACGACCTGCGCGGGGTCAGTTACGAGCGACTGCGCGAAACCCCGGTGCAATGGCCGGCCCCGCCGGGCTGCGCCGACCGCAATCCGCTGCGCTACGTCAACGACGGTGTGTCCCAGGACTTGTTCACCGATAACGGAGGTCGCCGGCCGCGGTTGGCGTTCGCGACCCCGTCGCGCCGGGCGGTGTTCCACACCCGCCCGCACATGGACGCCGCCGAGCTGCCCGACGACGAGTTCCCGATGGTTCTCAACACCGGCCGGCTGCAGCACCAGTGGCACACCATGACCAAGACCGGCAAGGTGGCCAAGCTGAACAAGCTCAACAGCGCCCCGTCGATCGAGATTCACCCCGGCGACGCGGCGGCCCTGGACATCTGGGACGGCCGTCAGGTCGAGGTGTCCTCCCGCCGCGGCCGGGCCGTGCTGCCGGCCGTCGTCACCGACCGGGTGCGCCCCGGGAACACGTGGGTGCCGTTCCATTGGAACGACGAGCAGGGCGACGCCCTGGCCGTCAACGCCGTCACCAACGACGCCGTCGACCCGGTGTCGCTGCAGCCCGAGTTCAAGGTGTGCGCGGTGCGGCTGACCCCCGTTCCCGTCGCGACAGCCCTGCCTGTCTCGACGGACGCCCCCGCGTTGACCGACGACGAGAAGCTCTACCTGTCAGGCTTTCTGGCCGGGCTGGATGGCGGGCTGCCCGGGATCCCCGTGCTGCCCGACGCCGCCCCGGTCAGTGCCAGGGTCCGGGTGTGGGCCGACGGCCTGCTGGCCGGCCGGTTCTCCCGCCTGCCGCCAACTGCAGCCGACAGCGCGGCGGATCCGGCCCCGGCCGATGCTCCGCTGGTGCTGTGGGCGTCGCAGACCGGTAACGCCGAGGAGTTCGCCGGCACGCTGGGGGATCGGCTGCCGGGTGCCCGGCTGCAGGCCATGGACGACACGCCGCTGTCCGAGCTCGCGGCTGCGAACCGAATCATTCTGGTCACCAGCACCTTCGGCGACGGCGGCCCCCCGGACAACGGCGCCGACTTCTGGGAGCGGCTCGCGGCGCCCGAGGCGCCGTCGCTGGCCGGAGTGCAGTACACGGTGCTCGGAATCGGCGACCGGTCCTACGACAACTTCTGCGGCCACGCCAGATCGCTGGATGCGCGGCTGGCGGAGCTCGATGCCACCAGGATGCTCGACCGCACCGAGTGTGAGGCCTACGACCAACAGCAGATGACGCAGTGGGCGGACTCGGTCGTCGATCTCGTGGCCACGTCGGAGGAGGCACCCCCGGGAGTGGTGAGGACGGACACCGCCGCGACGATCGCGCCGGCCACAGATCCGGAATACACGCTGTTCACCCGGGACCGCCCGATCGACGCGCCGCTGTGCCGCAACATCCGGCTCACGCCGACCGGAGCCGCCAAGGACGTGCGGCAGTTCGGCTTCGACATCAGCGCCCACGACGTCAGTTACGCGGCCGGGGACTCGCTGGGCGTCTACGTGACCAACTCGGACTTCGTCGTCGAAAACTGGCTCACCGCAACCGGATTGCGCGGTGATGCGGCCGTCGTCGTCGACGGCGTCGAGATGCCGATGCGGGAGGCGATCCGCGGGCATTTCGACGTGTGCAAGGTGACCCCCGGCCTCGTCGGGTTCGTCGCCGAGCATGCCCCCCGCCACGCGAAGCTCAAGAGGCTCCGCAGTGACCGTGACGAGTTGCAGGCGTGGCTGGGACAGCGCAACGGACTCGACCTGGTGAGCGAGTTCGGGGTGCGCGCGGATCCGCAGGAGTGGGCCCACGTGCTGGTCCGGCTGACTCCGCGGCAGTATTCGATCTCGTCGAGCCCGCTGGTGAGTCCTCACGAGGTGCAGCTGACGGTGTCGGTGGTGCGCTACGTGGGTGCCGACGGCGGCCCGCGCGCCGGGGTGGCGTCCAGCCATCTGGCCGAGCTGCCCGACTGCGCCCCGGTGCCGATTTTCCTGCAACGGTCCCCGCATTTCCGTCCCCCGCAGGACCCGCAGACCCCGATGATCATGGTCGGACCGGGCACCGGCATCGCCCCATTCCGTGCGTTCCTGCAAGAGCGGCGCGCGCTCGGCCACCCCGGGCGCAACTGGCTGTTCTTCGGCGACCGGCACCGCGCCCAGAACTTCTACTACCGCGACGACCTGAGCGACATGGTCGACGACGGGCACCTGAATCGCCTGGACCTGGCATTCTCGCGTGATCAGGCCGAGCGGGTGTACGTCCAGCACAAGATGCTCGACTACGGCGCCGATGTGTGGGACTGGCTGCAGGACGGGGCACATTTCTACGTCTGCGGCGACGCCACCCGGATGGCCAAGGACGTCGACCGCGCGCTGACCGCGATCATCCGGCAGCACGGCGGCATGAGCGAGGATGCGGCCCGCGACTACAAGCGGCGCCTGGTGGCCGACAAGCGCTACGTGCGCGACGTGTACTGA
- a CDS encoding zinc-dependent alcohol dehydrogenase, with protein MIAEAMVLTGPRSLQRRQMTIPDVGDRGAILRVEACGLCGTDHEQFTGHLPAGFSFVPGHEIVGIVEHVGAAAGQRWGVQAGQRVAVEVFRSCRDCPECRRGEYRRCAVNGIATMFGFVDVEIGAGLWGGYATHVELPWDAMLLPIAEDMDPVLATLFNPLGAGIQWGATLPDTKAGDVVTILGPGIRGICAAVAAKEAGAAFVAMTGVGPRDAQRLAIARSFGVDLPIDVSQDDAATALQRETGGRLADVVVDVTAKAPSAFADAVGLARPGGTVVVAGTRGGGGAPRFEPDLLVYKELHVVGALGVEYPAYRAALEILAMGRWPFDRITRKSTGFAGLAQLLTSLADESARSSGALHNVFLPTP; from the coding sequence ATGATCGCCGAGGCGATGGTGCTGACCGGACCGCGGAGTCTGCAGCGGCGCCAGATGACCATCCCCGACGTCGGCGACCGGGGTGCGATCCTGCGAGTTGAAGCATGCGGTCTGTGCGGAACAGATCACGAACAATTCACCGGACACCTGCCTGCCGGCTTCTCATTCGTTCCAGGGCACGAAATCGTCGGCATCGTCGAACATGTCGGCGCTGCGGCCGGCCAACGCTGGGGTGTACAAGCCGGCCAGCGCGTGGCCGTTGAGGTGTTCCGGTCCTGCCGAGACTGCCCCGAGTGCCGCCGCGGCGAATACCGGCGGTGCGCGGTGAACGGCATCGCCACCATGTTCGGGTTCGTCGACGTGGAGATCGGCGCGGGCTTATGGGGCGGATACGCCACCCATGTGGAGCTTCCCTGGGACGCGATGCTGCTCCCGATTGCCGAAGACATGGACCCCGTTCTCGCCACGTTGTTCAACCCTCTCGGGGCCGGTATCCAATGGGGGGCGACTCTTCCCGACACCAAGGCCGGGGACGTCGTAACGATCCTGGGGCCCGGCATCCGCGGAATCTGTGCGGCGGTGGCGGCCAAAGAGGCGGGAGCCGCGTTCGTCGCGATGACCGGCGTAGGCCCACGCGACGCACAACGACTGGCCATAGCCAGATCATTCGGTGTCGACCTGCCCATCGATGTATCGCAGGACGATGCAGCGACCGCGCTCCAGCGTGAGACAGGCGGACGGCTTGCCGACGTGGTCGTCGACGTCACCGCTAAAGCACCCTCCGCGTTCGCCGATGCCGTCGGCCTTGCCAGGCCCGGCGGCACAGTTGTCGTGGCCGGCACCCGCGGAGGAGGCGGCGCGCCCCGGTTTGAACCAGACTTGTTGGTCTATAAAGAATTACACGTCGTAGGCGCACTCGGCGTGGAGTATCCCGCCTACCGGGCAGCCCTCGAGATTCTCGCCATGGGCCGCTGGCCGTTCGACCGGATCACCAGAAAATCAACCGGATTCGCTGGGCTCGCGCAGCTGCTCACTTCGCTTGCAGATGAAAGTGCCCGATCAAGTGGGGCGCTGCACAACGTCTTTTTGCCCACGCCCTAA
- a CDS encoding PaaI family thioesterase, translating to MQFTTFNEQVAEQLKSAAETTGGLAGYLGFRHTEFTAGRLVAEMDARDDLKTPFGNLHGGCLSAMVDHCLGVVFYPVIPMGSWVATTEFKLNLLRPVSSGTCVATAEIISLGRTSGVARIDICNDGRAVCAAQGTVTVVAPKTSS from the coding sequence GTGCAATTCACCACGTTCAACGAACAGGTCGCTGAGCAACTAAAGAGCGCAGCAGAAACCACGGGCGGGTTGGCCGGTTACCTCGGCTTCCGTCACACCGAATTCACTGCGGGACGGCTCGTCGCGGAGATGGACGCACGCGACGACCTGAAGACGCCTTTCGGCAACCTGCATGGGGGCTGCTTATCGGCCATGGTCGACCACTGCCTCGGAGTGGTGTTTTATCCCGTGATTCCAATGGGATCTTGGGTCGCGACAACGGAGTTCAAACTGAATCTGCTTCGTCCGGTCTCCAGCGGCACCTGTGTAGCCACAGCCGAGATCATCTCGCTGGGCAGAACCAGCGGTGTGGCGCGTATCGACATCTGCAACGACGGCAGAGCGGTGTGTGCGGCCCAGGGCACCGTCACCGTCGTCGCACCGAAGACGAGCTCCTGA
- a CDS encoding molybdopterin oxidoreductase: protein MTDGSTPRFLQGAYEFDGAGYDKPAPIDASLRYTVPAGATTQPVYFRGGNSSEEMITVVLYRDGQPMRYFPIAAKGATHVALRVVEDLLADTVLELYLAAPEGTAGSVIIDLGLVEV, encoded by the coding sequence ATGACCGACGGCAGCACACCCCGATTCCTGCAGGGCGCATACGAATTCGACGGCGCCGGCTATGACAAACCCGCGCCGATCGACGCATCGCTGCGGTACACCGTCCCGGCCGGGGCCACCACCCAACCGGTCTACTTCCGGGGCGGCAATTCGAGCGAGGAGATGATCACCGTCGTGCTCTATCGCGACGGCCAACCGATGCGCTACTTCCCGATCGCCGCCAAGGGGGCCACCCATGTGGCGCTGCGGGTGGTCGAGGATCTGCTTGCCGACACCGTGCTCGAGCTCTACCTGGCCGCGCCCGAGGGCACGGCCGGCAGCGTCATCATCGATCTCGGGCTGGTGGAGGTCTAG